In a genomic window of Glycine max cultivar Williams 82 chromosome 13, Glycine_max_v4.0, whole genome shotgun sequence:
- the LOC102670350 gene encoding uncharacterized protein, protein MMARTRFTAAFRVQKNIIEVPLSYHSQWRPYYPTYVLFDYNGTKHFIRVHKCGTRCFFADGLKEFRRTHDINDSVIIRFFAASKDTSLEVDIMGPILRQTCQRSVVTTRRHIFTADVTQDMIEHTNPLVLPATTLNFLFGSKKIVPVQLPNGTRNQ, encoded by the exons ATGATGGCAAGAACACGATTTACAGCAGCATTTCGTGTTCAGAAG AACATCATTGAAGTTCCATTGAGTTACCATAGTCAATGGAGGCCATATTACccaacttatgttttatttgactACAATGGAACCAAGCATTTTATTAGGGTGCACAAATGTGGCACTCGATGCTTTTTTGCTGATGGGCTGAAAGAGTTTAGAAGAACCCACGACATTAATGACAGTGTCATTATCCGATTTTTTGCAGCCTCTAAAGATACTTCTTTGGAAGTCGACATCATGGGACCTATCCTTAGACAGACATGTCAAAGGTCGGTTGTTACAACCAGAAGGCACATCTTTACCGCTGATGTCACCCAAGACATGATCGAACATACCAACCCTTTG GTTCTTCCAGCaacaactttaaattttttgtttggatcaaaaaaaattgttcctgTTCAGCTTCCAAATGGCACACGAAACCAATGA
- the LOC100779408 gene encoding pyruvate dehydrogenase (acetyl-transferring) kinase, mitochondrial yields the protein MEVKIQKTLSMCKNLMKEVKTWGCLKQTGLSLRYMMEFGSNPTPKNLLISAQFLHKELPIRIARRAIELHTLPHGLSHRPPVLKVPLLHYWYLDSFREIRSFPEMKNMNDEKEFTELIKSIKVRHNNVVPTMALGVQQLKNVFEDPDEIDEFLDRIYMSRIGIRMLIGQHVELHNPNPPPNCVGYIHTNMSPVNVARNASEDARSMCYGEYGSAADVRIYGDPDFTFPYVPAHLHLMFFELVKNSLRAVQDHFMDSDEVAPPIRIIIADGIEDVTIKVSDEGGGIPRSGLPKIFTYLYSTARNASWDENEPSDLGTTDNISVKMAGNGYGLPICRLYARYFGGDLQVISMEGYGTDAYLHLSRLGDSQEPLP from the exons ATGGAGGTTAAGATTCAGAAAACGTTGTCTATGTGCAAGAATTTGATGAAGGAGGTAAAGACATGGGGTTGTTTGAAGCAGACAGGGCTGAGTTTAAGATATATGATGGAGTTTGGTTCCAACCCCACTCCCAAGAATTTACTCATCTCTGCTCAGTTCCTTCACAAAGAGCTTCCCATTAGAATTGCAAGGAGAGCCATTGAGCTTCACACTCTCCCTCATGGCTTGTCTCACAGGCCTCCTGTCTTGAAGGTACCACTCTTACATT ATTGGTACTTGGATTCTTTCCGTGAAATTAGATCTTTTCCTGAGATGAAGAATATGAATGACGAGAAAGAATTCACTGAACTGATTAAGTCCATCAAGGTGAGACACAACAATGTGGTACCTACAATGGCCTTGGGTGTTCAGCAATTGAAGAATGTTTTTGAGGACCCTGATGAGATTGATGAGTTTCTTGATCGCATTTACATGTCAAGAATTGGAATCCGTATGCTCATCG GACAGCATGTTGAGTTGCACAATCCCAATCCTCCTCCCAATTGTGTAGGTTATATACATACAAATATGTCTCCTGTGAATGTGGCAAGGAATGCTAGTGAGGATGCACGTTCTATGTGTTATGGTGAATATGGAAGTGCTGCAGATGTTCGAATTTACGGGGATCCTGATTTTACTTTTCC GTATGTTCCAGCTCACTTGCATCTTATGTTTTTTGAGTTGGTTAAGAACTCACTGCGTGCTGTCCAAGACCATTTTATGGACTCTGACGAAGTTGCTCCTCCCATTAGAATAATAATAGCAGATGGAATAGAGGATGTTACCATAAAG GTCTCAGATGAGGGAGGTGGAATACCAAGGAGTGGTCttccaaaaatatttacatatctCTACAGTACAGCCAGAAATGCATCGTGGGATGAAAATGAACCTTCTGATCTTGGAACAACCGATAATATAAGTGTAAAAATGGCTGGAAATGGTTATGGACTTCCTATTTGCCGCTTGTATGCTAGGTATTTTGGTGGCGATCTTCAAGTAATCTCTATGGAAGGATATG GGACTGACGCATATCTCCATTTGTCTCGTTTGGGGGATTCGCAAGAACCTTTGCCCTGA
- the LOC100778006 gene encoding probable GTP diphosphokinase CRSH, chloroplastic — MEVLQLLASDFTLRHSLSKPTVSLPPTHSLSVVVFRRRRSPCGGRWWAPRACAVEVSESEGGKMVMELVGAFNELTERMNVLSTSSSRLLFKCLKLSIPILQSSPLAPDGRSPLSKALSVALLLADLQMDAEVISAGIFRAVLEAGELSIHEIRNQMGLATAHLLHESLRVNNFPSRIDVVDDDNAAALRKFCLTYYDIRALILDLALKLDMMRHLDYLPRYQQQIISMQVMKIHAPLAHAVGTTYLSLELEDLSFQYLFPYSYLYVDAWLRSHETGGVSLIDIYKEELLRNLKADSLLAELVDDVSIKGRFKSRYSTMKKLLKDGRKPEDVNDVLGMRVILNPKAGENALEAGERACYRTHQIIQSMWKEIPYRTKDYIARPKANGYKSLHMAVDVSENGKTRPLMEIQIRTTEMDRLAVGGTAAHSLYKAGLTDPEEAKRLKTIMLAAAELAALRLKDFPTSTNHKGIEIHQRDRVFRLLDKNGDGKISIEELTEVMEELGAPGEDAREMMQLLDSNSDGSLSSDEFHMFQEQVELVRNLEVRDDQYKKLLDEKLHMADESGLIQVYSKEFGNRLAS, encoded by the exons ATGGAGGTGTTGCAGTTGCTGGCTTCCGATTTTACCCTCCGCCATTCCCTTTCCAAGCCCACCGTCTCCCTTCCTCCCACTCACTCACTCTCCGTCGTCGTGTTCCGGCGGCGGAGATCACCCTGCGGCGGGCGGTGGTGGGCTCCGCGAGCATGCGCGGTGGAGGTGTCGGAGTCGGAGGGAGGGAAGATGGTGATGGAGCTGGTGGGAGCCTTCAACGAGTTGACGGAGAGAATGAACGTGCTGTCGACGAGCTCTTCGCGTCTTCTGTTTAAGTGCCTCAAACTCTCCATCCCCATCCTGCAGAGCTCTCCTCTCGCTCCCGATGGCCGTTCCCCTCTCTCCAAAGCCTTATCCGTCGCCTTGCTCCTCGCTGATCTCCAA ATGGATGCCGAGGTAATCTCTGCTGGGATATTCAGAGCAGTATTGGAGGCGGGTGAGTTGAGCATACATGAAATTCGGAATCAGATGGGTCTAGCCACTGCTCATTTGCTGCACGAGAGTTTGCGGGTGAATAATTTTCCATCCAGAATAGATGTTGTGGATGATGATAATGCTGCTGCATTGAGAAAGTTCTGCCTCACTTACTATGACATCAGGGCTTTGATTCTGGACCTGGCTTTGAAGCTTGACATGATGAGACACCTTGATTATCTGCCCAGATATCAGCAGCAGATTATTTCTATGCAGGTTATGAAGATACATGCTCCTCTTGCTCATGCTGTGGGAACTACCTACTTGTCACTGGAATTGGAAGATCTCTCGTTTCAGTACTTATTTCCTTATTCATATCTTTATGTGGATGCGTGGTTGCGAAGTCATGAGACTGGGGGTGTATCTCTTATTGACATCTACAAGGAGGAACTGCTCCGTAATCTAAAGGCTGATTCCTTGCTTGCTGAACTTGTGGATGATGTCTCGATCAAAGGTCGCTTTAAGAGTCGTTATAGCACAATGAAGAAGCTGTTGAAGGATGGTCGGAAGCCAGAAGATGTGAATGATGTACTTGGGATGCGAGTGATATTGAATCCTAAGGCTGGAGAGAATGCATTAGAGGCTGGAGAGAGAGCATGTTATAGGACTCATCAGATCATCCAATCTATGTGGAAGGAAATCCCTTATCGGACAAAGGATTATATTGCCAGGCCAAAAGCAAATGGATATAAAAGTTTGCATATGGCAGTTGATGTGAGTGAAAATGGTAAGACAAGACCATTGATGGAAATACAGATAAGAACAACTGAAATGGACAGGCTAGCAGTTGGTGGAACAGCTGCTCATTCATTATACAAGGCTGGCCTTACTGATCCTGAGGAG GCAAAGCGTCTGAAGACCATCATGTTGGCTGCAGCTGAATTGGCTGCGCTGCGCCTTAAAGATTTTCCAACAAGTACAAATCATAAAGGAATTGAAATTCACCAGAGGGATAGAGTGTTTCGCCTTCTTGACAAGAACGGAGACGGTAAAATTAGCATTGAGGAACTTACAGAAGTGATGGAGGAGCTTGGTGCACCAGGAGAAGATGCCCGAGAAATGATGCAGCTCCTTGACTCAAATAGTGATGGCTCCCTCAGTTCTGACGAATTCCATATGTTCCAAGAACAG GTTGAGTTGGTGCGTAATTTAGAGGTCCGAGATGATCAATACAAGAAATTATTGGATGAGAAGCTTCATATGGCAGATGAGAGTGGTTTAATTCAAGTTTATAGTAAGGAGTTCGGCAACAGGCTTGCGAGCTAG
- the LOC100777468 gene encoding CBL-interacting serine/threonine-protein kinase 1, translating into MVIINLGKKKSEREGMRLGKYELGRTLGEGNFGKVKFARNTDSGQAFAVKIIEKNKIVDLNITNQIKREIATLKLLRHPNVVRLYEVLASKTKIYMVLEYVNGGELFDIIASKGKLTEGECRKLFQQLIDGVSYCHTKGVFHRDLKLENVLVDNKGNIKVTDFGLSALPQHLREDGLLHTTCGSPNYVAPEVLANKGYDGATSDTWSCGVILYVSLTGYLPFDDRNLVVLYQKIFKGDAQIPKWLSPGAQNMIRRILDPNPETRITMAGIKEDPWFKKGYIPANPEDEDVHVDNEAFSSHEEPNEAEQRNSGSPTLINAFQLIGMSSCLDLSGFFEKEDVSERKIRFASILSVKDLIDRIEDTVTEMEFRVEKKNGKLKVMRENKVHKTLGCLSVVVEVFEISPSLYVVELRKSYGDGSVYKQLCKKLLNDLGVPPKQGLVRSAAN; encoded by the exons atggtgATTATAAACCTTGGGAAGAAGAAGAGCGAGAGAGAAGGAATGCGACTTGGGAAATACGAGTTGGGTAGGACTCTTGGTGAGGGCAATTTTGGCAAAGTCAAGTTCGCTAGGAACACTGATTCTGGCCAAGCTTTTGCTGTTAAGATCATTGAGAAGAATAAGATCGTTGATCTCAACATCACCAATCAG atAAAGAGGGAAATAGCCACCTTAAAGCTCCTCCGGCATCCCAACGTTGTTAGATTATATGAG GTCTTGGctagcaaaacaaaaatttatatggtacttgagtacgtgaatggaGGGGAGTTATTTGACATAATT GCATCCAAAGGTAAACTTACCGAAGGAGAATGTAGAAAGCTGTTCCAACAGTTAATTGATGGGGTGAGCTACTGCCACACTAAAGGTGTCTTCCACAGGGATCTCAAG CTTGAGAATGTACTAGTGGATAATAAAGGGAACATAAAAGTAACTGATTTTGGTCTTAGTGCTTTACCCCAGCATCTTAGG GAAGATGGACTGCTGCATACAACTTGTGGAAGTCCCAATTATGTAGCACCAGAGGTTCTTGCTAACAAGGGCTATGATGGTGCAACATCAGATACATGGTCATGTGGTGTTATATTGTATGTAAGCCTAACAGGATACTTACCTTTTGATGATAGAAATCTTGTAGTTCTCTATCAGAAG ATTTTTAAAGGAGATGCTCAGATACCAAAATGGCTATCACCGGGTGCACAAAATATGATAAGGAGAATTCTTGATCCTAACCCCGAAACACGGATAACAATGGCTGGGATTAAAGAAGACCCATGGTTCAAGAAGGGTTATATTCCAGCAAATCCTGAGGATGAGGATGTACATGTTGACAATGAAGCCTTTTCCTCCCATGAAGAA CCAAATGAAGCAGAACAGAGGAATTCAGGATCACCAACCCTAATCAATGCATTTCAATTGATAGGGATGTCTTCATGCTTAGACCTCTCTGGCTTTTTTGAGAAAGAG GATGTTTCTGAGAGAAAGATAAGATTTGCATCAATTCTTTCGGTTAAAGATCTGATCGATAGGATTGAAGATACTGTGACAGAAATGGAATTTAGAGTCGAGAAGAAAAATGGCAAA TTGAAAGTGATGCGAGAGAACAAGGTGCACAAAACTCTCGGCTGCCTCTCAGTGGTAGTAGAG GTGTTTGAAATAAGTCCATCATTGTATGTAGTAGAATTAAGGAAGTCGTATGGAGATGGTTCTGTGTATAAACAG TTATGCAAGAAATTATTGAATGATTTGGGTGTTCCCCCCAAGCAAGGGCTAGTGAGATCAGCAGCAAATTAG
- the LOC100801907 gene encoding pentatricopeptide repeat-containing protein At5g66520 produces MAEVKQQHSLLLRLGLSTNNHAMSRIFTFCSLSKHGDINYALKLFTTLPNPDTFLYNTLFKAFFSLSQTPSLSLLFYSHMLQHCVTPNAFTFPSLIRACKLEEEAKQLHAHVLKFGFGGDTYALNNLIHVYFAFGSLDDARRVFCTMSDPNVVSWTSLVSGYSQWGLVDEAFRVFELMPCKKNSVSWNAMIACFVKGNRFREAFALFRRMRVEKKMELDRFVAATMLSACTGVGALEQGMWIHKYVEKTGIVLDSKLATTIIDMYCKCGCLDKAFHVFCGLKVKRVSSWNCMIGGFAMHGKGEDAIRLFKEMEEEAMVAPDSITFVNVLTACAHSGLVEEGWYYFRYMVDVHGIDPTKEHYGCMVDLLARAGRLEEAKKVIDEMPMSPDAAVLGALLGACRIHGNLELGEEVGNRVIELDPENSGRYVILGNMYASCGKWEQVAGVRKLMDDRGVKKEPGFSMIEMEGVVNEFVAGGRDHPLAEAIYAKIYEMLESIRVVGFVPDTDGVLHDLVEEERENPLFYHSEKLAIAYGLLKTKRGETLRVTKNLRVCKDCHQASKMISKVYDCDIIIRDRSRFHHFSNGECSCKDYW; encoded by the coding sequence ATGGCCGAAGTGAAGCAACAGCATTCCCTCCTCCTCCGTTTGGGACTCTCCACGAACAACCACGCCATGTCTCGCATCTTCACCTTCTGCTCCCTCTCCAAGCACGGAGACATCAACTACGCCCTCAAACTCTTCACCACTCTTCCCAACCCAGACACCTTCCTCTATAACACTCTCTTCAAAGCCTTCTTCTCCCTCTCCCAAACCCCTTCCCTTTCCCTCCTCTTCTACTCCCACATGTTACAACATTGCGTCACGCCCAACGCTTTCACCTTCCCCTCTCTCATAAGGGCATGTAAACTTGAGGAAGAAGCAAAACAGCTTCATGCACACGTTCTTAAATTCGGGTTTGGAGGGGACACCTACGCTCTCAACAACTTGATTCACGTGTATTTCGCTTTTGGTTCCTTGGATGATGCTAGGAGAGTGTTTTGTACCATGTCTGATCCTAATGTCGTATCTTGGACTAGTCTTGTTTCCGGGTACTCTCAGTGGGGACTCGTTGACGAGGCTTTTCGCGTTTTTGAGCTCATGCCTTGCAAGAAGAATTCTGTTTCTTGGAACGCCATGATTGCTTGTTTTGTCAAGGGAAACCGATTTCGCGAGGCGTTTGCTTTGTTTCGAAGGATGAGGgtggagaagaagatggagtTGGATAGGTTTGTGGCTGCCACAATGCTCTCTGCTTGCACGGGAGTGGGAGCTCTAGAGCAAGGGATGTGGATACATAAATATGTTGAGAAAACTGGGATTGTCTTGGATTCAAAACTTGCCACAACTATTATCGATATGTATTGCAAGTGTGGTTGTTTGGACAAGGCGTTTCATGTGTTTTGTGGGTTGAAAGTAAAAAGAGTTTCTTCATGGAATTGCATGATCGGGGGGTTTGCAATGCATGGCAAAGGAGAGGATGCTATTAGGCTTTTTAAGGAGATGGAGGAAGAAGCAATGGTTGCGCCTGACAGCATCACTTTTGTGAACGTTCTCACAGCTTGTGCTCATTCAGGTTTGGTTGAGGAAGGGTGGTATTACTTTCGTTACATGGTTGATGTTCATGGCATTGATCCCACCAAGGAGCATTATGGTTGCATGGTTGATTTGCTTGCTAGAGCTGGAAGGCTAGAGGAAGCGAAAAAGGTCATAGATGAGATGCCTATGAGTCCTGATGCTGCTGTCTTGGGTGCCCTTCTTGGAGCTTGTAGAATTCATGGGAATTTGGAATTGGGGGAGGAGGTTGGTAATAGAGTGATTGAACTAGATCCTGAAAATAGTGGACGTTATGTGATACTAGGTAATATGTATGCTAGTTGTGGAAAATGGGAACAAGTTGCTGGTGTGAGGAAATTGATGGATGATAGGGGAGTGAAGAAGGAACCAGGATTTTCAATGATTGAAATGGAGGGTGTAGTGAATGAATTTGTTGCCGGGGGGAGGGATCATCCCCTGGCTGAGGCTATATATGCCAAGATTTATGAGATGTTGGAATCAATTAGGGTGGTTGGTTTTGTTCCTGATACTGATGGTGTGTTGCATGATCTTGTTGAGGAGGAAAGGGAGAATCCCCTGTTCTACCATAGTGAAAAACTTGCAATTGCTTATGGTTTGTTGAAGACCAAACGAGGAGAGACCCTTCGTGTCACCAAGAATCTGAGGGTTTGTAAAGATTGTCACCAAGCAAGTAAAATGATCTCCAAGGTTTATGATTGTGATATAATAATAAGGGATAGGAGCCGTTTCCACCATTTTAGTAATGGAGAGTGTTCTTGTAAAGACTACTGGTAA